The DNA sequence ACCCGCTGGCGACGAGTTCACCGGACGGCCCCTCGATCGCGTATTCCAGGACGGCGTCCGGCCCGCTGCCGGTGACCTCGACGCGTCCGGTGTGCGGGTCGGCGGTGACGGTGATGTCGAACAGCGCGCGCTGTGCGGTGACGGTGACCGGCCGCCAGAGGCCGACCGGTACCGGCAGGTTCCCGTACACCGGGGCGCGGCCGAGCAGGGTGGCCCGAGCCCAGCGCAGGCCGGGCGCAGCGACCAGGCTGGAGCGCCAGCGCCCGCGCGGGCGTCGAGTGGCCAGCCAGGCGTTGAGCGCTCCGAAGTGCACCGTGATCTCGTGGGTGCCTGGTTCGATCGGGACCCGCACCGGCAGGAACATCGACACGCATTCGGCAGCTTCCGTGCCGTCGACGAATACCGTCGCGGGAAAGCTCAGCCCGCCGAATTGCACGACCGCCGGTTCGTCGACCGACACGATCGCGCGGTGCCACCAGTCGTGGTCGTCGTCGACCGCGGCCAGCGTGGCAACCGGCGCGGCACGGTCGAGTTCCAGCGCTGACGGCCATAACTCGGCCAGCTCCTCGGGCTTTTGGTATGCGCCCGACTCGGTGCGCACGACCTGCCAGCGGTCCAGCATTGTCACCCCACCGCGGCCGCGAGTGTGGTCATGGCGGTATTCCACTGATCGGCCATGTGAGCCAGCTTCGCCTCGACGTCGACGGTGCGGCCGGTTGCCAGTCGCGCCATCGTGAACTGCACCGACTTCGCGCCGGACGCGACACTGCGGAACGGGGCCTCGGCGGCTGCCGCACCCGGGTAGAGCTGATCGACGTGCACGACGAAATCGGCTGCCAATTCGGCGGTGGCACCGCACTGGCGCAATGTGGCGAACGCCCAACGGTGAAAGCGTGGCATCCCGTCGTGCGGTAGCCACTGCGCGGCCCGGCGAAGACCGTCGGCGAGCCGCTGCACCGGGTTCCCGTCCGGGCGGCGAGACAGGTGTTCGCCGGTGATCCGTCGCAACGCGTCGGGCTCCCGGCGATCCGGGTAACTGCGGATCTGTTCGATATAGGGCAGCAGCGCGGTCGCGGTCCCGGCGGTCAGGCCGAAGACGCCGTCGAAATCATCGTCGCGCAGTTCATAGAGGCCCGCATTGTGCAGGTACCACATCAGCTTGCGGTCGCGGTCGACCCGGGTGGGCACGATGGTGGTCTTGACGTGTTCGGCCCGGTACGCCGTGCCCGCCGTGTCGGGCAGCCACCAGCTGTCCACCTCGACGGTGTGCAGCACCCCGCGCTCTGGACCGGACTCCACGGTCTCCAGTACTGGCATCCAGACGTTCTCCTCGGCTACCTCCAGACCGTAGAGACGGCGGATGTCTTCGGGCAGCGGCTTGAGGAATGACCAGTGCAAGCCGTCGTGATCGGCGGACAGGGCACTGGCGAACGACGGCACCGGGTCGAGCCCGAGCCCGTGCAGCAGTTCGATCCACAGATCGAAATAGCAATTCGTCTCCGGCCAGATCCGGTCGGGTGAATGGGTGACGTGCGGCTGGTGGGTCTCAGGCTCTGCGGAGACAGTGAGGTTCACACCGATGTTTCGGCGAGGCCACCGACGACGCGCGCGATATTCGTCACCGAGGCGAATGTCGACTTCTTCAGCGCCTCGTCAGGGAACTCGATGTCGAATTCGTCCTCGAGGGCGAGCATGACATTCACCGACGCGTGCGAGGTCAGTCCGAGCTTGTAGAGATCGGCGTCGCTGTCGATCCCGTGTGGATCGACCGGCATCCGACCATGTGCCGCGAGCACCTCACGGATCCGTTCCTGCATGCGCCCTCTCCCTAACTCATCGCCGCCGATGTGTTCGCCACACGAATCTCAGCAACATCGTAGCCGCCTGGTAGCCTAGGCGCCTAGCAGTTCTCGCCGACGTTGTCTCAGCTAACATGAGAGCCCTCATGAACGACCGCCTCCCCAACCCAGGATCGGGCACTGCTGCGCGTCTTCAGCTATCTGCGGTGATCAAGGTGGCCGCAGCCGCGGCCGACGATGTCGATCGTAAGGCTCGATTCCCGTCGGAAGCTGTGGAGTCGCTGAAGGAGGCAAACCTTCTCTCGTGCTCGCTCCCGGCCAGTCTCGGGGGTGGCTCGGTTCGCATTGCGGAGTTAGCCAGCGTCGCCCGCGCGATCGGTGGCGCCTGCAGCTCGGCCGCGATGGTCTTCGCCATGCACCACACCCAGGCCTTGACGTTGGCGCATCACGGCAGCACCGGAGAGATCGCCGAGCTCACTGCGAGCATCGCCGGCCAGGAGGCACTGCTGGCGTCGGCGACCACCGAGATCTCCACCGGCGGTGACGTGCGGTCCTCGACGTGCGCCGTGCTCGTCGACGGTGACGAGGTCACCCTGGAGAAGAACGCTCCGGTGATCTCCTATGCCGAGTATGCGGACTACATCTGTGCCACCGCGCGCCGCGGCCCGGACAGCCCGGCCAACGACCAGGTGCTGTTGGTATGCCCGCTGGCCGACACCGCGCTGGAGAAAACCAGCACCTGGGATGTCCTGGGCTTCCGCGGCACCTGTAGTCCAGGATTTCTGCTCAAGAGCAGGACATCATCGAAAAATATTGTGCCCGTTGACTATTCGACAATCTCCGAATATACGATGCTGCCGTCGTCGCACACCTTGTGGGCCTCGGTGTGGCTGGGCATCGCCGATGCGGCGCTGGGCAAGGCGCGTCAGGTGATGCGCAAGAGCGCTCGACCGGGCGGTTCCAACCGCGACGTCATCGCCGCCAAGCTGGCTGATCTGACCGGTGTGCACCAGAGATTCGAATCGTTGGTGATGCGCGAAGTGCAGCGTTACGACGAGTTCCTCCGTTCCGGTGAAAGCGAACCAACGGTCGGTTTTACCATTGCCATGAACAACTTGAAGCTGGGCGCTTCCACGGCAGTCGTCGACGTCGTCGTCGGTGCCCTGCAGCTGATCGGCATCAATGGCTACCGTGAGGACCACGAAGCCTCGATGAGCCGGCTGCTGCGGGATTCGTTCGGCCCGCAGCTGATGGTGTCCAACGACCGAATCCGCGCTAACAACGCCCAACTGGCGTTCATGCACCGCGGGTGAATGAGGG is a window from the Mycolicibacterium anyangense genome containing:
- a CDS encoding DUF1839 family protein is translated as MNLTVSAEPETHQPHVTHSPDRIWPETNCYFDLWIELLHGLGLDPVPSFASALSADHDGLHWSFLKPLPEDIRRLYGLEVAEENVWMPVLETVESGPERGVLHTVEVDSWWLPDTAGTAYRAEHVKTTIVPTRVDRDRKLMWYLHNAGLYELRDDDFDGVFGLTAGTATALLPYIEQIRSYPDRREPDALRRITGEHLSRRPDGNPVQRLADGLRRAAQWLPHDGMPRFHRWAFATLRQCGATAELAADFVVHVDQLYPGAAAAEAPFRSVASGAKSVQFTMARLATGRTVDVEAKLAHMADQWNTAMTTLAAAVG
- a CDS encoding acyl carrier protein; protein product: MQERIREVLAAHGRMPVDPHGIDSDADLYKLGLTSHASVNVMLALEDEFDIEFPDEALKKSTFASVTNIARVVGGLAETSV
- a CDS encoding acyl-CoA dehydrogenase family protein produces the protein MNDRLPNPGSGTAARLQLSAVIKVAAAAADDVDRKARFPSEAVESLKEANLLSCSLPASLGGGSVRIAELASVARAIGGACSSAAMVFAMHHTQALTLAHHGSTGEIAELTASIAGQEALLASATTEISTGGDVRSSTCAVLVDGDEVTLEKNAPVISYAEYADYICATARRGPDSPANDQVLLVCPLADTALEKTSTWDVLGFRGTCSPGFLLKSRTSSKNIVPVDYSTISEYTMLPSSHTLWASVWLGIADAALGKARQVMRKSARPGGSNRDVIAAKLADLTGVHQRFESLVMREVQRYDEFLRSGESEPTVGFTIAMNNLKLGASTAVVDVVVGALQLIGINGYREDHEASMSRLLRDSFGPQLMVSNDRIRANNAQLAFMHRG